CCGGCGTCTACGACATCGGTGCCGACGCCCACCACACGAAACCCGTCTACGCGCTGATGCAGGCGCTGCGCGAGCGCTCGATCGATCATCACGCGAAGGACGTCGTCGTGCCGAACCTCGGCGACCCGCAGCTGATCCTCAAGGGCGCCGGCCAGTACGCGGCGATGTGCACCGGCTGCCACCTGGCACCGGGCATGGCCGAGAACGAGATGCGCCCGGGCCTGTACCCGTTGCCGCCCGAGTTGGCAAAATTCCGGCCCGACCCGCGCGAGGCGTTCTGGGTGATCAAGCACGGCGTCAAGATGAGTGCGATGCCGGCGTGGGGTGCCAGCCACGATGACGCCACGATCTGGAGCATGGTCGCGTTCCTGCAGAAGCTGCCCGACATGACGCCGGCGCAATACAAGGACATCGTGGCCAAGGCCCCGCAGGACCACGACATGGACGAGGCGGGCGGCCACAGCCACAGCCATGGTGGGGCCGCCGACGAGGATGCGCATGGTGCGGCGGCGATGGAGGGCATGGCTGCGACCGGCCAAGCGGGACACAGC
This genomic stretch from Rhodanobacter thiooxydans harbors:
- a CDS encoding c-type cytochrome, with product MKRLIITFVILCAVVIAGVGAFVWSGVYDIGADAHHTKPVYALMQALRERSIDHHAKDVVVPNLGDPQLILKGAGQYAAMCTGCHLAPGMAENEMRPGLYPLPPELAKFRPDPREAFWVIKHGVKMSAMPAWGASHDDATIWSMVAFLQKLPDMTPAQYKDIVAKAPQDHDMDEAGGHSHSHGGAADEDAHGAAAMEGMAATGQAGHSHDAADGDAHEHSAAPAVEAPLSMEGMKPGAAPTAEAVARTFQTALQHGDREAVLALLAPDVGVSEGGHTQTRDEYVAGHLGEDIAFLKAAKLTPVSLGSMPMGDTAMVGSESEIGATMKGKPVTLRSREMLKLRKDGDSWKIVSVQWQTTPTTGE